A single region of the Halorussus gelatinilyticus genome encodes:
- a CDS encoding rhomboid family intramembrane serine protease, giving the protein MAQCDECGEHENMPYKCRRCGGTYCSSHRLPESHDCPGLNQWDDPEGVFDSGFDDSVNDRDGSGGISDRIGVNTGPGGPLGYFRDNMTFVFLGLMWITFALQLVVSYVLGRPLLAEMLFVLRSDHIFRVWTWVTSIFAHGGFGHIALNSIVLYFFGPVVERRIGTKKFVALFLVAGMAAGLAQVGVSAIMSPGVVSGVVGASGAIAAILGVLTVLNPNLTIYLYFILPMPLWLATMLFVGYSVFVSATGGIGAGGVAQLAHLAGVGIGLLYGAKLKREGERAPQELQLGGGGGGPGRGPGGPGGRF; this is encoded by the coding sequence ATGGCGCAGTGCGACGAGTGTGGCGAACACGAGAACATGCCGTACAAGTGCCGACGCTGTGGCGGCACCTACTGCTCGTCCCATCGACTGCCGGAGAGTCACGACTGTCCGGGACTGAACCAGTGGGACGACCCGGAGGGCGTGTTCGACAGCGGGTTCGACGACAGCGTGAACGACCGCGATGGGTCCGGGGGCATCTCCGACCGCATCGGCGTGAACACGGGACCGGGCGGTCCGCTGGGCTACTTCCGGGACAACATGACGTTCGTGTTCCTCGGCCTGATGTGGATCACCTTCGCCCTACAGTTGGTGGTCTCGTACGTCCTGGGACGACCGCTCCTCGCGGAGATGCTGTTCGTCCTGCGGTCGGACCACATCTTCCGGGTCTGGACGTGGGTCACCTCCATCTTCGCTCACGGCGGCTTCGGCCACATCGCGCTGAACTCCATCGTGCTGTACTTCTTCGGCCCGGTGGTCGAACGCCGCATCGGGACCAAGAAGTTCGTCGCGCTCTTCCTCGTCGCGGGGATGGCGGCGGGACTCGCGCAGGTCGGCGTCTCGGCCATCATGTCGCCGGGCGTCGTGAGCGGCGTGGTCGGCGCGAGCGGTGCCATCGCCGCCATATTGGGCGTGTTGACCGTCCTGAACCCGAACCTGACCATCTACCTGTACTTCATCCTCCCGATGCCGCTCTGGCTGGCGACGATGCTGTTCGTCGGCTACTCGGTGTTCGTCTCCGCGACCGGAGGCATCGGTGCCGGCGGCGTCGCCCAACTGGCCCACCTCGCGGGCGTCGGCATCGGGTTACTCTACGGCGCGAAACTCAAGCGCGAGGGCGAGCGCGCTCCACAGGAACTCCAACTCGGCGGTGGCGGCGGCGGTCCCGGCAGAGGCCCGGGCGGTCCGGGCGGACGATTCTAA
- a CDS encoding endonuclease V has product MTPVRPEFAPDPSLSRAEMEELQRDLAAEALFEDDFEFDPASISASAGDSTQTTLGGSAPDESSDGSPGDSGETTAPIVAGVDQAFAADGEKAVSAIVASRGGEVVERVHAVEPTEIPYIPGLLSFREGGAILSAFEELSVEPDLAVVDGSGRIHFRQAGIATHVGVMLDLPAIGVAKNLLCGRPAESLDDYLREGERVPIEADDSVTAPEGTVIGHAYQSRQYDNPQKRHVNPLYVSPGHRVSADTATDLVGRLCAGYKLPEPTRLADQFADEVKAEVGD; this is encoded by the coding sequence ATGACGCCAGTTCGTCCCGAGTTCGCGCCCGACCCCTCGCTCTCGCGCGCCGAGATGGAGGAACTCCAGCGCGACCTCGCAGCGGAGGCCCTGTTCGAAGACGACTTCGAGTTCGACCCCGCGTCGATTTCAGCGAGCGCCGGCGATTCGACCCAGACCACGCTCGGGGGGTCCGCCCCCGATGAGTCGAGCGACGGCTCCCCCGGCGACTCCGGCGAGACTACTGCCCCAATCGTCGCGGGCGTAGACCAAGCGTTCGCCGCCGACGGCGAGAAGGCCGTCAGCGCCATCGTCGCCTCGCGGGGCGGCGAGGTAGTGGAGCGCGTCCACGCGGTCGAACCGACCGAGATTCCCTACATTCCGGGCCTGCTCTCGTTCCGCGAGGGCGGGGCCATCCTCTCGGCGTTCGAGGAGTTGTCCGTCGAACCGGACCTCGCGGTCGTGGACGGGAGCGGGCGCATCCACTTCCGGCAGGCCGGCATCGCCACCCACGTCGGCGTCATGCTCGACCTGCCGGCAATCGGCGTCGCCAAGAACCTGCTCTGTGGTCGCCCCGCCGAGTCGCTGGACGACTACCTGCGCGAAGGCGAGCGCGTCCCCATCGAGGCCGACGACAGCGTGACCGCGCCCGAGGGAACCGTCATCGGTCACGCCTACCAGTCCCGCCAGTACGACAACCCGCAGAAGCGCCACGTCAACCCCCTCTACGTGAGTCCGGGCCACCGCGTGAGCGCCGACACCGCGACCGACCTCGTGGGCCGACTCTGCGCGGGCTACAAACTCCCGGAACCGACCCGCCTCGCCGACCAGTTCGCCGACGAGGTGAAAGCCGAAGTCGGCGACTGA
- a CDS encoding SDR family oxidoreductase: MTETVLITGCSSGIGQETARAFLQDGWEVYATARNPADVESLGEAGANIASLDVTDGDDVERVVERIIDEEGRVDCLVNNAGYAQLGPVEDVPVESVEDQFAVNVFGPHRLTREVLPHMRERRTGTIVNVSSVAGRLATPGMGIYNGSKFAVEGISDALRPEVSEFGIDVVLVEPGPVDTAFVERANDEIDGLERSDAYDSLYSILDDSEAIGGGGPGAVQPREVAETILDAANLTDPADRYPVGQVAKVAMLGRFVPARLRDKFYRLAFSLVTKVS; encoded by the coding sequence GTGACCGAAACCGTTCTCATCACTGGTTGCTCGTCGGGCATCGGGCAGGAGACGGCTCGCGCCTTCCTCCAAGACGGATGGGAAGTGTACGCGACCGCCCGGAACCCCGCCGACGTCGAGTCACTCGGGGAAGCCGGGGCCAACATCGCGTCGCTCGACGTGACCGACGGAGACGACGTAGAGCGCGTGGTCGAGCGCATCATCGACGAGGAGGGCCGCGTGGACTGCCTCGTGAACAACGCTGGATACGCCCAACTCGGACCGGTCGAGGACGTGCCGGTCGAGAGCGTCGAAGACCAGTTCGCGGTGAACGTCTTCGGCCCGCACCGACTCACGCGCGAGGTCCTTCCCCACATGCGCGAGCGCCGGACCGGGACCATCGTCAACGTCTCCAGCGTCGCGGGGCGACTCGCAACGCCGGGCATGGGCATCTACAACGGCTCGAAGTTCGCCGTGGAGGGTATCAGCGACGCGCTCCGGCCCGAAGTCTCGGAGTTCGGTATCGACGTGGTGCTGGTCGAACCCGGTCCCGTCGATACCGCGTTCGTCGAGCGCGCGAACGACGAGATAGACGGCTTGGAGCGCTCGGACGCCTACGACTCACTCTACTCGATTCTGGACGACTCGGAGGCCATCGGCGGCGGCGGTCCCGGCGCGGTCCAGCCGCGCGAGGTCGCCGAGACCATCCTCGACGCCGCGAACCTGACCGACCCCGCCGACCGCTACCCGGTCGGACAGGTGGCAAAGGTGGCGATGCTCGGTCGGTTCGTGCCCGCGAGACTGCGCGACAAGTTCTACCGCCTCGCGTTCTCGCTCGTGACGAAGGTGAGCTGA
- a CDS encoding ArsA family ATPase: MSELDVEPVERIDETDVPEGVDAPEYVLYGGKGGVGKTTMAAATGLASARDGTATLVVSTDPAHSLSDTFETEIPADPERIREDVPLYAAEIDPDAAMEAGEAMFGGAAGGAGGGDGTDAAGGDGPTAGGDPAAGPTGGDGPMGGLAGMLGGENPMDAMLGGPMPGADEAAAMQKLLEFMDDPRFERVVVDTAPTGHTLRLLELPELMDTMVGRIMKLKQKFEGMMEGMKGMFGGEDADPEQGLDDLEELSQRIERLRATLRDPSQTDFRVVMVPEEMSVFESKRLLDQLSEFGVPVGTVVVNKVMEDLTDVAGGASGSEAFVSPNLDTCEFCQRRWDVQQGALAEAQEVFRGHDVKRVPLLADEVRGEKMLALVANCLE; the protein is encoded by the coding sequence ATGAGCGAACTCGACGTGGAGCCGGTCGAACGCATCGACGAGACCGACGTACCGGAGGGAGTGGACGCGCCCGAGTACGTCCTCTACGGGGGGAAAGGCGGCGTCGGCAAGACCACGATGGCGGCTGCGACGGGGTTGGCGAGCGCCCGCGACGGCACCGCGACGCTGGTGGTCTCGACCGACCCCGCCCACTCGCTGTCGGACACCTTCGAGACAGAGATTCCGGCCGACCCCGAGCGCATCCGCGAGGACGTGCCGCTCTACGCCGCGGAGATAGACCCCGACGCCGCGATGGAAGCCGGCGAGGCGATGTTCGGCGGGGCCGCGGGCGGAGCGGGCGGCGGGGACGGTACCGACGCCGCGGGCGGCGACGGTCCAACTGCGGGCGGCGACCCGGCCGCGGGTCCGACCGGCGGCGACGGACCGATGGGCGGCCTCGCGGGGATGCTCGGCGGCGAGAACCCGATGGACGCGATGCTCGGCGGGCCGATGCCCGGCGCGGACGAGGCCGCCGCGATGCAGAAGCTCTTGGAGTTCATGGACGACCCGCGGTTCGAGCGCGTGGTCGTGGACACCGCGCCGACCGGTCACACCCTCCGACTGCTCGAACTGCCGGAGCTGATGGACACGATGGTCGGGCGCATCATGAAGCTCAAGCAGAAGTTCGAGGGCATGATGGAGGGAATGAAGGGGATGTTCGGCGGCGAGGACGCCGACCCCGAGCAGGGACTGGACGACCTCGAAGAACTGAGCCAGCGCATCGAGCGCCTGCGAGCGACCCTCCGCGACCCGAGTCAGACCGACTTCCGGGTCGTGATGGTCCCCGAGGAGATGAGCGTCTTCGAGTCCAAGCGGCTCCTCGATCAGCTCTCGGAGTTCGGCGTCCCGGTCGGCACCGTCGTCGTCAACAAGGTGATGGAGGACCTGACCGACGTGGCCGGCGGCGCGAGCGGTAGCGAGGCCTTCGTCTCGCCGAACCTCGACACCTGCGAGTTCTGTCAGCGACGGTGGGACGTCCAGCAGGGCGCGCTCGCCGAAGCCCAAGAGGTCTTCCGCGGTCACGACGTGAAGCGCGTGCCACTGCTCGCCGACGAAGTGCGCGGCGAGAAGATGCTGGCGCTCGTGGCGAACTGTTTAGAATAG
- a CDS encoding glycosyl transferase family 2: MEYGQERIATLHDLTGHVPDAPTDRAAVVVPMTEREYAGLAAERVLAELESVAPGEVVVPLRALPEKVGPFLDWLDGFDLPLSVVWCNGPGVTDLLAEHGLNGEAGKGRDVWLALGVAAARREYVAVHDADAKTYEAADVARLLYPLASGYEFAKGYYARVENGKLYGRLCRLFYAPLVRALADAHPDAAVLDYLGAFRYALAGEFAATRGLVNSLRVERHWGLEVGTLGEAFGHAGFADSAQVDLGRYEHDHRAVSGPTGLSDMSRHVGTALLRAVESYGVAPDYDSLPDRYRAVAEEFVAQYAADAGFNGLDYDRSEEREQVDIYAEAVAPPGEDRRLPAWREVELAPETVLETSRRDVFDLRGD; this comes from the coding sequence ATGGAGTACGGACAGGAGCGAATCGCCACCCTGCACGACCTGACGGGCCACGTGCCTGACGCGCCGACCGACCGCGCCGCGGTGGTCGTGCCGATGACCGAACGCGAGTACGCCGGTCTCGCGGCCGAGCGCGTCCTCGCGGAGTTGGAGTCGGTTGCGCCCGGCGAGGTCGTCGTTCCCCTGCGCGCGCTGCCCGAGAAGGTCGGGCCGTTCTTGGACTGGCTCGACGGCTTCGACCTGCCGCTGTCGGTGGTGTGGTGCAACGGGCCGGGCGTGACCGACCTGTTGGCCGAACACGGCCTCAACGGCGAGGCCGGAAAGGGCCGGGACGTGTGGCTGGCGCTGGGCGTCGCGGCCGCGCGCCGGGAGTACGTGGCGGTCCACGACGCCGACGCCAAGACCTACGAGGCGGCGGACGTGGCGCGACTCCTGTATCCGCTCGCGTCGGGCTACGAGTTCGCGAAGGGCTACTACGCCCGCGTCGAGAACGGCAAACTCTACGGCCGGCTCTGTCGGCTGTTCTACGCGCCGCTGGTGCGCGCGCTCGCCGACGCGCACCCCGACGCCGCGGTGCTGGACTACCTCGGGGCGTTCCGGTACGCGCTGGCAGGCGAGTTCGCCGCCACGCGCGGCCTCGTGAACTCGCTCCGGGTCGAGCGCCACTGGGGGCTGGAGGTCGGCACGCTCGGCGAGGCGTTCGGCCACGCCGGGTTCGCCGACAGCGCGCAGGTGGACCTCGGGCGCTACGAACACGACCACCGGGCCGTCTCGGGACCGACCGGTCTCTCGGACATGAGCCGCCACGTCGGGACCGCGCTCCTCCGGGCGGTCGAGTCCTACGGGGTCGCGCCCGACTACGACAGCCTGCCGGACCGCTACCGGGCGGTCGCCGAGGAGTTCGTCGCGCAGTACGCCGCGGACGCGGGGTTCAACGGCCTCGACTACGACCGGAGCGAGGAGCGCGAGCAGGTGGACATTTACGCGGAGGCCGTCGCCCCGCCGGGCGAGGACCGGCGACTCCCGGCGTGGCGCGAGGTGGAACTGGCTCCCGAGACGGTGCTGGAGACCTCCCGGCGCGACGTGTTCGACCTCCGCGGCGACTGA
- a CDS encoding MFS transporter — MVFLVNLGRVVFAPLLEPLSAAFSLSASTAGLVATLAWLGSATPRIPTGYLLTRVERHKVVLGAGGVLTGAATFIAFANSVVVLEVGAFLMGIASGAYFIAANPLISELYPERVGRTLGIHGTASQLAAVAAPLFVGAVLTASLWRGVFGTVPFAPWRGVFVVVALVAATATAVFYWTATRTEMPDAGSEDRALLAAARKQWPIIVSGVAILGLTGFVWNGLFNFYVKYVTATKAVDPGTANTLLTVVFAAGVPAFWVTGRLADRVPHVPLMLSILAGFVACLFALTAVKGLIALAVVTAILGYVIHSLFPALDTYLLDSLPDENRASAYSLYSGAMMIVQATGSVAVGTLVDIGFAYDTVFRTFGGMLVAVLAVLVVLYATDSLPTGGRDPSVARGD, encoded by the coding sequence ATGGTGTTTCTCGTCAACCTCGGGCGGGTGGTGTTCGCGCCGCTGTTGGAACCGCTGTCGGCGGCGTTCTCGCTCTCGGCGTCCACGGCGGGGCTGGTAGCGACGCTGGCGTGGTTGGGGAGCGCGACGCCCCGAATCCCGACCGGCTACCTGCTGACCCGCGTCGAGCGCCACAAGGTCGTCCTCGGGGCCGGTGGGGTCCTGACCGGCGCGGCGACGTTCATCGCGTTCGCCAATTCGGTGGTCGTCCTCGAGGTCGGAGCCTTCCTGATGGGCATCGCCAGCGGCGCGTACTTCATCGCGGCGAACCCGCTCATCTCGGAACTCTACCCCGAGCGCGTCGGCCGGACGCTCGGAATTCACGGCACCGCGAGCCAACTCGCCGCCGTCGCCGCGCCGCTGTTCGTCGGTGCGGTCCTGACCGCGAGCCTCTGGCGCGGCGTCTTCGGGACCGTCCCGTTCGCGCCGTGGCGGGGCGTCTTCGTCGTCGTCGCACTCGTCGCGGCGACTGCCACCGCGGTCTTCTACTGGACCGCCACGCGGACCGAGATGCCCGACGCGGGGTCCGAGGACCGCGCGCTCCTCGCGGCGGCGCGCAAGCAGTGGCCCATCATCGTCAGCGGCGTCGCCATCCTCGGACTGACCGGGTTCGTCTGGAACGGCCTGTTCAACTTCTACGTCAAGTACGTCACGGCGACGAAGGCGGTGGACCCCGGAACCGCCAATACGCTCCTGACGGTCGTGTTCGCGGCGGGCGTACCCGCGTTCTGGGTCACGGGGCGACTCGCCGACCGCGTTCCCCACGTCCCGCTGATGCTGTCGATTCTGGCCGGGTTCGTCGCCTGCCTGTTCGCGCTGACCGCGGTGAAGGGACTCATCGCGCTCGCGGTCGTGACGGCGATTCTGGGCTACGTCATCCACAGCCTCTTCCCCGCGCTCGACACCTACCTCCTCGACTCGCTCCCCGACGAGAACCGCGCGAGCGCCTACTCGCTGTACAGCGGCGCGATGATGATCGTACAGGCGACCGGGAGCGTCGCCGTCGGGACGCTGGTGGACATCGGGTTCGCTTACGACACCGTTTTCCGGACGTTCGGCGGCATGTTGGTCGCGGTGCTGGCCGTACTGGTCGTCCTCTACGCGACCGACTCGCTCCCGACCGGCGGGCGGGACCCGAGCGTCGCGCGCGGAGATTAG
- a CDS encoding aldo/keto reductase: MATDDGTYEYKLQHGDDFGRTYFRRFDGLAISSLGVGTYLGDSTDEVDARYRDAIATALESGINVVDTAINYRCQRSERAVGRAIEDADVSREAVFVSTKGGFLPFDGSRPDDPGEYVKREFVDSGLVEREDLARGSHCIAPDFVDDQLDRSLDNLGVEEIDLYYVHNPETQLHARSREEVYDRLEETFTRLEERAAEGDISKYGVATWNAFRVPESDDQYLSLPEIVSRARKAAKAAENTATHLRAIQLPFNVFMADAFTVEAHEGPEGPQSALWFAHEAGLNVFTSASIAQGELAAEIPEDVAERLKGDTTVQRAINFARSAPGVTSSLVGMSRPEHVEENVEAGRFDPLGADAFDAVFE, encoded by the coding sequence ATGGCCACCGACGACGGCACTTACGAGTACAAACTCCAGCACGGTGACGACTTCGGTCGGACCTACTTCCGGCGGTTCGACGGGCTCGCCATCTCGTCGCTCGGGGTCGGAACGTACCTCGGCGACTCGACCGACGAGGTGGACGCGCGCTACCGCGACGCCATCGCCACCGCGCTCGAAAGCGGTATCAACGTCGTGGACACCGCCATCAACTACCGATGCCAGCGAAGCGAGCGCGCGGTCGGTCGGGCCATCGAGGACGCCGACGTGTCTCGGGAGGCCGTCTTCGTCTCCACGAAGGGCGGCTTCCTGCCGTTCGATGGGTCGCGCCCCGACGACCCCGGCGAGTACGTGAAACGGGAGTTCGTGGACTCGGGGCTGGTCGAGCGCGAGGACCTGGCGCGGGGGAGCCACTGCATCGCGCCCGACTTCGTGGACGACCAACTGGACCGGTCGCTCGACAACCTCGGAGTCGAGGAGATAGACCTCTACTACGTCCACAACCCCGAGACGCAACTCCACGCAAGGTCCCGCGAGGAGGTCTACGACCGGTTGGAGGAGACCTTCACGCGCCTCGAAGAGCGGGCGGCCGAGGGCGACATCTCGAAGTACGGCGTGGCGACGTGGAACGCCTTCCGAGTTCCCGAGAGCGACGACCAGTACCTCTCGCTCCCGGAAATCGTCTCACGCGCTCGGAAGGCCGCCAAGGCCGCCGAGAACACCGCGACGCACCTCCGCGCGATTCAACTGCCGTTCAACGTCTTCATGGCCGACGCGTTCACCGTCGAGGCCCACGAGGGACCGGAGGGACCCCAGAGCGCGCTCTGGTTCGCCCACGAGGCGGGCCTGAACGTCTTCACCAGCGCCAGCATCGCGCAGGGCGAGTTAGCCGCCGAGATTCCCGAGGACGTGGCCGAGCGGCTGAAGGGCGACACGACGGTCCAGCGCGCCATCAACTTCGCCCGGAGCGCGCCGGGCGTGACCTCCTCGCTCGTGGGGATGAGCCGCCCCGAACACGTCGAGGAGAACGTCGAGGCCGGCCGGTTCGACCCGCTCGGCGCGGACGCCTTCGACGCGGTGTTCGAGTGA
- a CDS encoding DHH family phosphoesterase: MQLPVVPELRVREVVQAAETWGLSSPELAGAAALGAIALVASLWLVVRWIRRPMGSKLKRALSKREEVAILMHPNPDPDAMACAIGVAHLASGVGTDARLQFAGQIRHQENRAFRTVLDLELEQIDHVRELACEDVILVDHNTPRGFEGAERLEPYAVVDHHPGNGTGERFTDQRTDYGACATIVAEYLEDVGGTPVGPDDDGDVDGMTVPSEVSTGLLYGVQSDTKHLTSGCTGAEFEAAAYLYEGVDEDLLDRIANPQVSAEVLEVKSRAISGRDVRGSFAVSDVGRVNNADAVPQAADELLQLEGVTAVVVYGRRDETVHLSGRSRDDRVHMGKALETVADDIPGASAGGHARMGGGQVPVEGAAYANGGEAAMWSQAELADDVFAALNGDV; the protein is encoded by the coding sequence ATGCAACTGCCGGTCGTCCCGGAACTGCGAGTTCGGGAAGTCGTACAGGCCGCCGAGACGTGGGGCCTGAGTTCGCCCGAACTCGCGGGAGCCGCCGCCCTCGGAGCGATTGCGCTGGTGGCGTCGCTGTGGCTGGTCGTCCGCTGGATTCGGCGGCCGATGGGTTCCAAACTCAAGCGCGCCCTCTCGAAGCGCGAAGAGGTCGCGATTCTGATGCATCCGAACCCGGACCCCGACGCGATGGCCTGCGCCATCGGGGTCGCCCACTTGGCCAGCGGGGTCGGCACCGACGCGAGACTCCAGTTCGCGGGCCAGATTCGCCATCAGGAGAACCGCGCGTTCCGGACGGTGCTGGACCTCGAACTCGAACAGATAGACCACGTCCGGGAACTGGCCTGCGAGGACGTGATACTGGTGGACCACAACACGCCCCGAGGCTTCGAGGGGGCCGAGCGACTCGAACCCTACGCGGTCGTGGACCACCACCCCGGCAACGGGACCGGCGAGCGGTTCACCGACCAGCGCACCGACTACGGGGCCTGCGCGACCATCGTCGCGGAGTATCTGGAGGACGTGGGCGGCACGCCGGTCGGTCCCGACGACGACGGCGACGTGGACGGCATGACGGTCCCCTCGGAAGTCTCGACGGGCCTGCTCTACGGCGTCCAGTCCGACACCAAACACCTGACCAGCGGCTGTACCGGCGCGGAGTTCGAGGCCGCGGCGTACCTCTACGAGGGGGTGGACGAGGACCTGCTCGACCGCATCGCCAACCCGCAGGTCAGCGCCGAAGTGCTGGAGGTCAAGTCCCGCGCCATCTCGGGCCGTGACGTGCGCGGGTCGTTCGCGGTCAGCGACGTCGGCAGAGTCAACAACGCCGACGCCGTCCCGCAGGCCGCCGACGAACTCCTCCAACTGGAGGGCGTGACCGCGGTGGTCGTCTACGGACGCCGCGACGAGACTGTCCACCTCTCGGGGCGGTCGCGCGACGACCGGGTTCACATGGGGAAGGCGCTCGAAACCGTCGCCGACGACATCCCCGGCGCGAGCGCGGGCGGCCACGCTCGCATGGGCGGCGGACAGGTCCCGGTCGAGGGCGCGGCCTACGCCAACGGCGGGGAGGCCGCGATGTGGTCGCAGGCGGAACTCGCGGACGACGTGTTCGCCGCGCTGAACGGCGACGTGTAG
- a CDS encoding SDR family oxidoreductase, translating into MNVAILGCGYVGLELGRQLTAAGHRAVGVRRSEDGLAEIEDADFEAVQADVTDADSLSAVPDADAVVFAASSGGRDAAAAREVYVEGLHTAIEEFAGREDPPERLVYTSSTGVYGDHGGDWVDEETPLDPRTEKTEVLAEAERVALEASADRGIDGTVARLAGIYGPGRTRLERYLEGPVTEGYLNMIHRDDAAGAVRFLLEEDLARDEVVLVVDDEPLSKWALADWLADECGEPHPPKRTTEERLADDDLSERVERRILTSKRCDNAKLRDLGYEFGYPTYRDGYRAEIEAYRNQSG; encoded by the coding sequence ATGAACGTGGCGATACTCGGATGCGGCTACGTCGGTCTCGAACTCGGTCGCCAGTTGACCGCGGCGGGCCACCGCGCGGTCGGCGTCCGGCGCTCGGAGGACGGACTCGCCGAAATCGAGGACGCGGACTTCGAGGCCGTGCAGGCCGACGTGACCGACGCCGACTCGCTGTCGGCGGTCCCCGACGCGGACGCCGTGGTGTTCGCGGCGAGTTCCGGCGGGCGCGACGCGGCGGCCGCCCGCGAGGTGTACGTGGAGGGATTACACACCGCTATCGAAGAGTTCGCGGGGCGCGAGGACCCGCCGGAGCGACTGGTCTACACGTCCAGCACGGGCGTCTACGGCGACCACGGCGGCGACTGGGTGGACGAGGAGACGCCGCTGGACCCCCGGACCGAGAAGACCGAGGTGCTGGCCGAGGCCGAGCGCGTCGCGCTCGAAGCGAGCGCCGACCGCGGCATCGACGGCACCGTCGCGCGCCTCGCGGGCATCTACGGGCCGGGCCGGACCCGACTGGAGCGGTATCTGGAAGGGCCGGTCACGGAGGGGTATCTGAACATGATTCACCGCGACGACGCCGCGGGCGCGGTCAGGTTCCTGCTGGAGGAGGACCTCGCTCGGGATGAAGTCGTGCTCGTCGTGGATGACGAACCCCTCTCGAAGTGGGCGTTGGCCGACTGGCTCGCCGACGAGTGCGGGGAGCCACACCCGCCCAAGCGGACCACCGAGGAGCGACTGGCCGACGACGACCTCTCCGAGCGCGTCGAGCGCCGGATTCTGACCAGCAAGCGGTGCGACAACGCGAAGTTGCGGGACCTCGGCTACGAGTTCGGCTATCCGACCTATCGGGACGGTTACCGCGCCGAAATCGAGGCGTACCGAAATCAATCGGGCTAA
- a CDS encoding DUF5791 family protein — MIYDDIEDPDATSPAELREEYVADLAAIVEAYGVESVAEETGVDRETLESLAEEETGVADELTLEDAAAVSALDDDAPPADAIVAEVRDTLLLGMTTAVLDVDTIAAEIDDLDGKQVHQKVEGRSPMTLAEYATLNHFIASRQR; from the coding sequence ATGATTTACGACGACATCGAGGACCCCGACGCGACCTCGCCCGCCGAGTTGCGCGAGGAGTACGTCGCGGACCTCGCCGCAATCGTCGAGGCGTACGGCGTCGAGTCGGTCGCCGAGGAAACCGGTGTAGACCGCGAGACCCTCGAATCGCTGGCCGAAGAAGAGACCGGCGTCGCCGACGAGTTGACGCTGGAGGACGCCGCGGCCGTTTCTGCACTGGACGACGACGCGCCCCCGGCCGACGCCATCGTCGCCGAGGTCCGGGACACGCTCCTGCTGGGGATGACCACGGCGGTCCTCGACGTAGACACCATCGCGGCCGAAATCGACGATTTGGACGGCAAGCAGGTCCATCAGAAGGTCGAAGGGCGCTCGCCGATGACGCTCGCCGAGTACGCGACGCTGAACCACTTCATCGCCAGTCGTCAGCGGTAG